The Urbifossiella limnaea genome has a window encoding:
- a CDS encoding HU family DNA-binding protein encodes MTKKEIVRQLCEKANKEKLLKGNLTQLATKELVQWTFDAIIDTLVSDGRIELRNFGVFEVKQRKPRKARNPRTGERVDVASKNVVTFQPGKEMEERVRLAKVADPKRKTRRAKPDDDAGDTPDLPVPSANEAPEPVGATG; translated from the coding sequence GTGACCAAGAAAGAAATCGTCCGCCAGCTGTGCGAGAAGGCGAACAAGGAAAAGCTCCTCAAGGGGAACCTGACGCAGCTGGCGACCAAGGAATTGGTGCAGTGGACTTTCGACGCCATCATCGACACCCTCGTCTCCGACGGCCGCATCGAGCTGCGCAACTTCGGCGTCTTCGAGGTGAAGCAGCGCAAGCCGCGGAAGGCGCGCAACCCGCGCACCGGCGAGCGCGTCGACGTGGCGTCGAAGAACGTGGTCACGTTCCAGCCGGGTAAGGAGATGGAGGAGCGCGTCCGGCTGGCGAAGGTGGCCGACCCGAAGCGGAAGACGCGCCGCGCCAAGCCCGACGACGACGCGGGCGACACGCCGGACCTGCCGGTGCCGTCGGCCAACGAGGCGCCGGAGCCGGTCGGCGCGACGGGGTGA
- a CDS encoding ATP-dependent Clp protease proteolytic subunit, translated as MPLVPIVVESRGREERAYDIYSRLLKDRIIFLQGVVQDDMANLIVAQMLFLQFDDPKRDIHLYINSPGGSVTAGMAIYDTMQFVTCDVATYCMGQAASMGAMLLTAGTKGKRFALPNARVMIHQPLAGSEGTTEEILIHAKEFLRTKKTLNLLLAKHSGQPLEVIEKGTDRDNFMSAMEAREFGLIDKVLERMPAELGARPAE; from the coding sequence ATGCCGCTCGTGCCGATCGTGGTGGAGAGTCGCGGCCGCGAGGAACGCGCCTACGACATCTACAGCCGACTGCTGAAGGACCGCATCATCTTCCTGCAGGGCGTCGTGCAGGACGACATGGCCAACCTGATCGTGGCCCAGATGCTGTTCCTCCAGTTCGACGACCCGAAGCGCGACATCCACCTGTACATCAACAGCCCCGGCGGGAGCGTGACGGCGGGCATGGCGATCTACGACACCATGCAGTTCGTCACCTGCGACGTGGCGACCTACTGCATGGGCCAGGCCGCCAGCATGGGGGCGATGCTCCTCACCGCCGGCACCAAGGGGAAGCGGTTCGCCCTGCCGAACGCCCGGGTGATGATCCACCAGCCGCTCGCCGGCTCGGAGGGCACGACCGAGGAAATCCTGATCCACGCCAAGGAGTTCCTGCGGACGAAGAAGACGCTGAACCTGCTGCTGGCGAAGCACTCGGGGCAGCCGCTCGAGGTGATCGAGAAGGGGACCGACCGCGACAACTTCATGTCGGCGATGGAGGCCCGCGAGTTCGGGCTCATCGACAAGGTGCTGGAGCGGATGCCGGCCGAGCTCGGAGCCCGACCGGCGGAGTGA
- the tig gene encoding trigger factor, giving the protein MADEPTPDTTDEGSATAVAEGPVKLVQTVEIKDVGPCKKHIKVTVERKQIDERFDEKFSEITLSDQPTVRGFRPGKAPRKMIEKQYYPAVAQEVKTQVLMASLEQLADEQDISPLSPPDLDPDAIEIPKEGPFVYEFDIEVRPEFDLPDYKGLKLRRPTHTYNADEIAAEKKRLLEPYGQLVPKEGDNPTVALDDTVTADVEIKYGDKLLNQLKEVRFKVEPRLALSDGVAEDFGEKLTGARAGDVRTVDIVLSQELANPSMRGQKVQATFTVHDVKTIRPPELTQDLLEGAFGVTTADGFDELVGTLLNRRLEYTQRQEARKQVLEKIASSATWELPQDMLRRQARKTLQRRVMEMKNAGMSDAQIAGKRRILEQDVVASTAAALKEHFVLQKVAEVEKLEIEDSDLEAEIDRIADQSGESPRKVRARFEKDDLMEALATDLLERKALDLILESATFEEYELTAAEKAEQAGVVATVQAAAAPDEQAPAEAPTEG; this is encoded by the coding sequence ATGGCCGACGAACCCACCCCCGACACCACCGACGAGGGCAGCGCCACGGCCGTCGCCGAGGGGCCGGTCAAGCTCGTCCAGACGGTCGAGATCAAGGACGTCGGCCCGTGCAAGAAGCACATCAAGGTCACCGTCGAGCGGAAGCAGATCGACGAGCGGTTCGACGAGAAGTTCAGCGAGATCACGCTCTCCGACCAGCCCACGGTCCGCGGCTTCCGCCCCGGTAAGGCGCCGCGGAAGATGATCGAGAAGCAGTACTACCCGGCCGTGGCGCAGGAGGTGAAGACGCAGGTCCTCATGGCCAGCCTCGAGCAGCTGGCCGACGAGCAGGACATCTCGCCGCTGTCGCCGCCGGACCTCGACCCGGACGCCATCGAGATCCCGAAGGAAGGCCCGTTCGTCTACGAGTTCGACATCGAGGTCCGCCCCGAGTTCGACCTCCCCGACTACAAGGGGCTGAAGCTCCGCCGGCCGACGCACACCTACAACGCCGACGAAATCGCCGCCGAGAAGAAGCGGCTGCTGGAGCCCTACGGCCAGCTCGTGCCGAAGGAAGGCGACAACCCCACAGTCGCGCTCGACGACACCGTCACCGCCGACGTGGAGATCAAGTACGGCGACAAGCTGCTGAACCAGCTCAAGGAGGTCCGCTTCAAGGTCGAGCCGCGGCTGGCGCTGTCGGACGGCGTGGCCGAGGACTTCGGCGAGAAGCTGACCGGCGCGAGGGCCGGCGACGTGCGCACGGTGGACATCGTGCTGTCGCAGGAGCTGGCGAACCCGAGCATGCGCGGCCAGAAGGTGCAGGCCACGTTCACCGTCCACGACGTGAAGACGATCCGCCCGCCGGAGCTGACGCAGGACCTGCTCGAGGGCGCGTTCGGCGTGACGACCGCGGACGGGTTCGACGAGCTGGTCGGCACGCTGCTGAACCGCCGGCTGGAGTACACGCAGCGGCAGGAGGCCCGCAAGCAGGTGCTGGAGAAGATCGCCAGCTCGGCGACGTGGGAACTGCCGCAGGACATGCTCCGCCGGCAGGCCCGCAAGACGCTGCAGCGGCGGGTGATGGAGATGAAGAACGCCGGCATGTCCGACGCCCAGATCGCCGGCAAGCGGCGCATCCTGGAGCAGGACGTGGTGGCGAGCACCGCCGCGGCGCTGAAGGAGCACTTCGTGCTCCAGAAGGTGGCCGAGGTGGAGAAGCTGGAGATCGAGGACAGCGACCTGGAGGCCGAGATCGACCGCATCGCCGACCAGTCGGGCGAGAGCCCGCGCAAGGTCCGCGCCCGGTTCGAGAAGGACGACCTGATGGAGGCGCTGGCCACCGACCTGCTGGAGCGCAAGGCGCTGGACCTGATCCTGGAGTCGGCGACGTTCGAGGAGTACGAGCTGACGGCCGCGGAGAAGGCCGAGCAGGCCGGCGTGGTGGCGACGGTGCAGGCCGCGGCGGCCCCGGACGAGCAGGCTCCGGCCGAGGCGCCGACCGAGGGTTGA
- a CDS encoding ClpP family protease, translating into MFPPFDPTAAAGPIQPLLQRGNYSRQRTMTLADLLLENRIVFVGSSPETGGSSVISDYLANLTIQKLLYLQYENKTADIHMYINSPGGSVSATLALYDTMQFLECPILTYCMGIAASGAAILLAAGTAGKRYALPNSKVMIHQPYGQVGGQVSDIEIQANEILKERSRLNEILAKHCKQPLEAIARETDRDKYYSAQEAKAFGLVDEVLEKPADAVKK; encoded by the coding sequence ATGTTCCCTCCCTTCGATCCGACGGCCGCGGCCGGCCCGATCCAGCCGCTGTTGCAGCGCGGCAACTACTCCCGCCAGCGCACGATGACGCTGGCGGACCTGCTGCTGGAGAACCGCATCGTCTTCGTCGGCAGCAGCCCGGAGACCGGCGGCAGCTCGGTCATCAGCGACTACCTGGCCAACCTGACGATCCAGAAGCTCTTGTACCTCCAGTACGAGAACAAGACCGCCGACATCCACATGTACATCAACAGCCCCGGCGGGTCGGTGTCCGCCACGCTGGCGCTGTACGACACGATGCAGTTCCTGGAGTGCCCCATCCTGACGTACTGCATGGGGATCGCCGCCAGCGGCGCGGCCATCCTGCTGGCCGCCGGCACCGCCGGCAAGCGGTACGCCCTGCCGAACTCGAAGGTGATGATCCACCAGCCCTACGGCCAGGTCGGCGGGCAAGTGTCGGACATCGAGATCCAGGCCAACGAGATCCTGAAGGAGCGGTCGCGGCTGAACGAGATCCTGGCGAAGCACTGCAAGCAGCCGCTGGAGGCGATCGCCCGCGAGACGGACCGCGACAAGTACTACAGCGCCCAGGAGGCGAAGGCGTTCGGCCTCGTCGACGAGGTGCTGGAGAAGCCGGCGGACGCGGTGAAGAAGTAA
- a CDS encoding DUF1549 domain-containing protein, producing the protein MPLPPPRLAAVLIALASLASPAAAQDAPNPNDVKAVAVHPARVALNGTDDAAQLVVTGTLADGRLVDLTHVARYAVANATATVSATGRVQAKTDGAGEITIAFGAHTARLPVEARNVGVNLPLNFTNQVVPIFTRLGCNSGGCHGKIAGQNGFRLSLLGFEPDLDYMTLVKEGRGRRLFPANPDASLFLTKATGRSPHGGGKKMEPESDEYKVVRRWIAAGMPWGNETDPKVVKISVFPEHRILTRNATQQIAAYAHYSDGTTEDVTRRAQFESNDGEVAAVTEGGQVRTNQLSGEAAIMARFQGMVTVTRITVPLGQKTPEWQFPAQTVVDQHTAKKWRELGLVPSELCTDEQFIRRVSLDITGSLPTPAQVAAFVADADAKKREKLVDRLLETPEYAYFFANKWADILRVKRRGEANRAAGTFAFHEHIRLAMANDTPYSEFVRGIVTATGDERRNPAVVWYKELTTPENFVDDVGQVFLGQRLACANCHHHPYEKWSQDDYWGLAAFFGKVGRKELRLPSSNPNNNDNKTQVIFTRSSGSVTNKRTNKAAEIRPLDGQPMETFDGDPREKLADWMTDKSNPFFAKAVANRYWAHFFGRGIVDPLDDMRITNPPSNPELLDALAKNLTDNNYSLKSLIRTICKSRTYQLSSAPNDFNKLDKQAYARFYPRRVSAEVLLDAVNQVTDSPGGFNGLPKDKNAPGRAIMLPDESFTSYFLDVFGRPQRISACECERVNEANLAQALHLLNSDEIQGKVTRPGGRAATLAADMRPDREKVTELFRWAFARTPTEADLTAALAHVRDMEAKHMGAAGKRIAYENILWALLNTKEFVFNQ; encoded by the coding sequence ATGCCGCTCCCGCCCCCCCGCCTCGCGGCGGTCCTGATCGCACTCGCGTCCCTGGCGTCGCCCGCCGCCGCGCAGGACGCCCCCAACCCGAACGACGTGAAGGCCGTCGCCGTCCACCCGGCCCGCGTCGCGCTCAACGGGACGGACGACGCCGCGCAACTGGTCGTCACCGGCACGCTCGCCGACGGCCGGCTCGTGGACCTGACGCACGTCGCCCGCTACGCCGTCGCCAACGCCACCGCGACCGTCAGCGCCACCGGCCGCGTCCAGGCCAAGACCGACGGCGCCGGCGAGATCACGATCGCGTTCGGGGCGCACACCGCCCGCCTGCCGGTCGAGGCGCGAAACGTCGGGGTGAACCTGCCGCTCAACTTCACGAACCAGGTGGTGCCGATCTTCACGCGGCTCGGCTGCAACAGCGGCGGGTGCCACGGCAAGATCGCCGGGCAGAACGGCTTCCGCCTGTCGCTCCTCGGCTTCGAGCCCGACCTGGACTACATGACGCTCGTGAAGGAGGGCCGCGGCCGCCGGCTGTTCCCGGCCAACCCGGACGCCAGCCTGTTCCTCACGAAGGCGACCGGCCGCTCGCCGCACGGCGGCGGCAAGAAGATGGAGCCCGAGTCGGACGAGTACAAGGTGGTGCGCCGCTGGATCGCCGCCGGGATGCCGTGGGGCAACGAGACGGACCCGAAGGTCGTGAAGATCAGCGTGTTCCCCGAGCACCGCATCCTGACCCGCAACGCCACCCAGCAGATCGCCGCCTACGCCCACTACTCCGACGGCACCACCGAGGACGTGACCCGGCGGGCGCAGTTCGAGAGCAACGACGGCGAGGTCGCGGCCGTGACCGAGGGGGGCCAGGTCCGCACGAACCAGCTCAGCGGCGAGGCGGCGATCATGGCCCGCTTCCAGGGGATGGTGACGGTCACCCGCATCACCGTGCCGCTCGGCCAGAAGACGCCCGAGTGGCAGTTCCCCGCTCAGACCGTGGTCGATCAGCACACCGCGAAGAAGTGGCGCGAGCTGGGCCTCGTGCCGTCGGAGCTGTGCACCGACGAGCAGTTCATCCGCCGCGTGTCGCTCGACATCACCGGCTCGCTGCCGACGCCGGCGCAGGTGGCGGCGTTCGTGGCGGACGCGGACGCCAAGAAGCGCGAGAAGCTGGTAGACCGGCTGCTGGAGACGCCGGAGTACGCGTACTTCTTCGCCAACAAGTGGGCCGACATCCTGCGGGTGAAGCGCCGCGGCGAGGCGAACCGGGCCGCCGGCACGTTCGCGTTCCACGAACACATCCGCCTCGCGATGGCCAACGACACCCCGTACAGCGAGTTCGTCCGCGGCATCGTGACGGCGACGGGCGACGAGCGCCGCAACCCGGCGGTGGTGTGGTACAAGGAGCTCACGACGCCCGAGAACTTCGTGGACGACGTGGGCCAGGTGTTCCTGGGGCAGCGGCTGGCGTGCGCCAACTGCCACCACCACCCGTACGAGAAGTGGAGCCAGGACGACTACTGGGGGCTGGCGGCGTTCTTCGGCAAGGTCGGCCGCAAGGAGCTGCGCCTGCCGAGCAGCAACCCCAATAACAACGACAACAAGACGCAGGTGATCTTCACCCGGTCGTCGGGCTCGGTCACGAACAAGCGGACGAACAAGGCCGCCGAGATCCGCCCGCTGGACGGCCAGCCGATGGAGACGTTCGACGGCGACCCGCGCGAGAAGCTCGCCGACTGGATGACGGACAAGAGCAACCCGTTCTTCGCCAAGGCCGTGGCGAACCGCTACTGGGCCCACTTCTTCGGCCGCGGCATCGTGGACCCGCTGGACGACATGCGGATCACGAACCCGCCGTCGAACCCGGAGTTGCTCGACGCGCTGGCCAAGAACCTGACCGACAACAACTACAGCCTGAAGTCGTTGATCCGCACGATCTGCAAGAGCCGGACGTACCAGCTCAGCAGCGCCCCGAACGACTTCAACAAGCTGGACAAGCAGGCCTACGCCCGGTTCTACCCGCGGCGGGTGAGCGCCGAGGTGCTGCTGGACGCGGTGAACCAGGTGACGGACAGCCCGGGCGGGTTCAACGGCCTGCCGAAGGACAAGAACGCGCCGGGCCGGGCGATCATGCTGCCGGACGAGTCGTTCACGAGCTACTTCCTGGACGTGTTCGGCCGGCCGCAGCGGATCAGCGCGTGCGAGTGCGAGCGGGTGAACGAGGCGAACCTCGCCCAGGCGCTGCACCTGCTCAACAGCGACGAGATTCAGGGGAAGGTGACGCGCCCGGGCGGCCGCGCCGCGACGCTGGCGGCGGACATGCGGCCGGACCGCGAGAAGGTGACGGAGCTGTTCCGCTGGGCGTTCGCGCGGACGCCGACGGAGGCCGACCTGACCGCGGCGCTGGCCCACGTCCGCGACATGGAGGCGAAGCACATGGGCGCCGCCGGGAAGCGGATCGCCTACGAGAACATCCTGTGGGCGCTGCTGAACACGAAGGAGTTCGTGTTCAACCAGTAG